The following coding sequences lie in one Brettanomyces bruxellensis chromosome 6, complete sequence genomic window:
- a CDS encoding uncharacterized protein (MEROPS:MER1054487~BUSCO:EOG092600T9): MKKEPETYSVYKYDEVDENKSWASSLPVQKGLYQPEYEKDSCGVGFACQIKGEASHRIISEAKYLLCNMTHRGAVGSDARDGDGAGVMTSMPDKFMRREFKYRCGVELPAVGQYAVGNLFFKKDPEVLERSKATFESIARSQGLKVLGWRPVPVDSSLLGPASLSREPRILQPAVVMGGEKEEANEASANTNADSTFSSKEFEKKLFILRKRATHTIGLHNWFYICSLSSKNIVYKGQLVPPQVYSYYMDLANADYECHFALVHSRFSTNTFPSWDRAQPLRWLAHNGEINTLRGNKNWMRAREGVMKSELFGPELDKLYPIIEEGGSDSAALDNVLELLVINGVLTLPEAIMVLVPEAWQHNEHLDPKLKAFYEWAACLMEPWDGPALFAFADGRFCGAQLDRNGLRPCRYYVTNDNIIVCASEVGVVPVESSRIIQKGRLQPGRMLLVDTVKGRIVDDRELKRQISSQHDFRAWTISNMVTMEELEEKLEKSTGNTSNASNIATASIAGDLASKDGEEKDGDSEEKNGKKEGKEEEKEVGKEEVKEVKVKEKEGKEHNLNGSPKINKSNPEGTKNISQNISQNTPNPSPFSFAKDPRMKAFGYTLEQVVKILAPMARDAHEPLGSMGNDAALACLSSAPQLVYDYFRELFAQVTNPPIDPIRERIVMSLECYVGPQGNLLAMEPSQCNRLKLRSPILTSAELGAIRRIAHVYPNWHVRNIDITFAATDGLTGYTEAIDRVCEEATQAIVDDCQVIVLSDRATCAARVPLSVLVAAGAVHHHLVRQKQRSKVAIIVETAEAREVHHFCCLIGYGVDAVNPYLAMEALCALNAQGLLRNGAGGATPSAPPDALQRLSSQQVLDNYKAAIDDGILKVMSKMGISTLASYKGAQIFEALGVDNSVVDRCFTGTASRIKGVTFEYIAQDAFTMHERGYPRRYTVKRAGLPESGEYHWRDGGEAHVNVPGAIANLQDAVRNKNRHAYEVYAQKEQAAVRDCTLRGLLDFDYAHSQPVPLDQVEPWTEIVRRFVTGAMSYGSISMEAHSTLAVAMNRLGGKSNTGEGGEDVARSRRSAAGDSMRSAIKQVASGRFGVTSYYLSDADEIQIKMAQGAKPGEGGELPGYKVSASIARTRHSTPGVGLISPPPHHDIYSIEDLKQLIYDLKCANPRARVSVKLVSEVGVGIVASGVAKAKADHILISGHDGGTGAARLTGIKHAGLPWELGLAETHQTLVLNDLRGRVAVQVDGQLKTGRDVAIACLLGAEEWGFATLPLVALGCVYNRKCHTNTCPVGIATQDPALRAQFKGTPEHVINLFYYIANEMRGIMARLGFRTVDEMVGRADKLAVREDRRTTKSANIDLAPILTPAHQIRPGVATRCVKRQDHRLHVRLDNKLIDEAEITLDKGLPVTIDAHAMNTDRAIGTTLSYRCSKRFGPRSLPHDTVHVNLTGSAGQSFGAFLAAGITLELQGDCNDYVGKGLSGGRLIIYPPKDSPFKAEENIIVGNTCLYGATAGTAFIRGIAAERFAVRNSGATAVVEGTGDHGCEYMTGGRVVVLGAVGRNFAAGMSGGIAYVLDMAQDFDDKVNGELVALERLSDPEEIAFLRGLLEDHRHYTGSEIADRILHDFNRFLRKFVKVIPHEYKAVLDARARRRAARRRRLASSLFRTVRDDPSADITGGEFSGGRNVGKEREGDEKEDENGNEAFEDGDGDDDEDGDEDEDKNEDEDENENKNENKIENDNAGNGNVTDIEDSISSISPSTSSISSPSTPLIKLGGFMRYSRRHEKYRPAKSRIHDWKELTTRLSPRELQVQTARCIDCGIPFCQADTGCPVSNVIPKFNEMVYRGLWKDALDRLLMTNNFPEFTGRVCPAPCEKACVVNVSGNEPVGIKSIEAGIIDRAFREGWIRAQPPALRTGKTIAVVGSGPAGLAAADQLNKAGHRVTVYERADRPGGLLMYGIPNMKLDKAIVARRTDLMRAEGVEFVCGCTVGTDVSAEDLAHDFDAVIYAVGSTVPRDLRIPGRDLAHIEYAMDLLKPNTQAVLASAAAKGGAGASSASSASSASSASSASSASSASSASSASSADPLAKIAAQIAGKDVIVIGGGDTGNDCMGTAVRHGARSVTNFELLPQPPRTRARDNPWPQWPRVFRVDYGHTEVIDHYGHDPRQYCVLSKEFVGDENGNVKGIKTVRVEWKRSDSGAWQMAEIPGSDHFFPAQLVLLSMGFVGPEVGDLNVATTGRGNIATAIQGSYRLTPTSNTFAAGDCRRGQSLVVWGIQEGRQCAREVDVFLMGQTRLPGNGSIEKRDFRMLDELAAKV; the protein is encoded by the coding sequence atgaaaaaagaaccAGAAACTTACTCAGTTTATAAATACGACGAGGTGGATGAGAACAAGTCGTGGGCCTCGAGTCTGCCCGTGCAGAAAGGCTTGTACCAGCCCGAATACGAGAAAGATAGTTGCGGAGTGGGCTTTGCATGCCAGATAAAGGGAGAGGCGTCGCACCGGATCATCTCCGAGGCCAAGTATCTTCTCTGCAACATGACGCACCGGGGAGCAGTTGGTTCGGACGCCCGGGATGGAGACGGGGCCGGTGTGATGACCTCGATGCCCGATAAGTTCATGCGGCGGGAGTTCAAGTACCGCTGCGGGGTGGAGCTCCCTGCTGTAGGGCAGTATGCGGTGGGAAACTTgtttttcaagaaggaCCCGGAGGTTTTGGAGCGGTCGAAGGCAACTTTTGAGTCGATTGCCCGGTCGCAGGGGTTGAAGGTGCTCGGATGGCGGCCTGTGCCTGTTGATTCGTCGTTGTTGGGCCCTGCATCTTTATCCCGTGAGCCAAGGATCCTCCAGCCGGCAGTTGTGATGGGgggagagaaagaagaagcaaatgaAGCAAGTGCAAATACAAATGCTGATAGCACTTTCTCGTCGAAGGAATTCGAAAAGAAactcttcatcttgagaaaaagagcaacGCACACGATCGGCCTGCACAACTGGTTCTACATCTGCTCGCTGAGCTCGAAGAACATCGTGTACAAGGGCCAGCTCGTGCCTCCGCAGGTGTACTCGTACTACATGGATTTGGCAAACGCGGACTACGAGTGCCACTTTGCGTTGGTGCACTCGCGGTTTTCCACGAACACGTTTCCCTCATGGGACCGGGCGCAGCCTTTGCGCTGGCTCGCGCACAACGGCGAGATCAACACGCTCCGGGGCAACAAGAACTGGATGCGTGCCCGGGAGGGCGTGATGAAGTCGGAGCTGTTTGGCCCGGAGCTCGACAAGCTCTACCCGATCATCGAGGAGGGTGGCTCCGACTCGGCAGCTCTGGACAACGTGCTCGAGCTCTTGGTGATCAACGGTGTGCTCACGCTTCCGGAGGCCATCATGGTGCTTGTTCCAGAGGCCTGGCAGCACAACGAGCACTTGGACCCGAAGCTCAAGGCGTTCTACGAGTGGGCTGCGTGCCTCATGGAGCCCTGGGACGGCCCGGCGTTGTTTGCGTTCGCGGACGGCCGGTTCTGCGGGGCCCAGTTGGACCGGAATGGACTCCGGCCTTGCCGCTACTATGTGACCAACGACAACATCATTGTCTGTGCCTCCGAGGTGGGTGTTGTGCCTGTGGAGTCCTCGCGGATCATCCAGAAGGGGCGTCTTCAGCCTGGCCGCATGCTTCTTGTTGACACTGTGAAGGGACGGATTGTGGATGACAGGGAGCTCAAGCGGCAGATTTCTTCTCAGCATGATTTTCGCGCGTGGACGATTTCGAATATGGTGACAATGGAGGAGTTGGAGGAGAAGTTGGAGAAGAGTACCGGCAATACTAGCAATGCCAGCAATATCGCTACCGCTTCCATTGCTGGTGATTTGGCAAGTAAGGATGGTGAGGAGAAGGATGGAGATAGTGAGGAaaagaatggaaagaaggagggaaaagaggaggaaaaggaagtaggcaaagaagaagttaaagaagtaaaggtaaaagagaaagagggAAAGGAACATAATTTGAATGGATCCCcaaaaatcaataaatcCAATCCTGAGGgcacaaaaaatatttcccaAAACATTTCCCAAAACACCCCCAATCCCTCCCCATTCAGTTTCGCGAAAGACCCCCGCATGAAAGCCTTCGGGTACACGCTCGAGCAGGTGGTGAAAATTCTTGCGCCGATGGCGCGGGACGCGCACGAGCCGCTCGGCTCGATGGGCAACGATGCGGCATTGGCGTGCCTCTCCAGCGCCCCGCAGCTAGTCTACGACTATTTCCGGGAACTCTTTGCGCAGGTGACAAACCCACCCATTGACCCTATCCGCGAGCGCATAGTGATGTCGCTCGAGTGCTATGTGGGACCGCAGGGCAACCTGTTGGCGATGGAGCCCTCGCAGTGCAACCGGCTCAAGTTGCGCTCGCCGATCTTGACGAGCGCAGAGCTCGGCGCCATCCGGCGCATTGCGCATGTGTACCCGAACTGGCACGTGCGCAACATTGACATCACGTTTGCTGCTACTGATGGCTTGACGGGATACACAGAGGCGATCGACCGAGTTTGCGAGGAGGCGACGCAGGCGATTGTGGACGACTGCCAGGTGATTGTGTTGAGCGACCGCGCGACGTGCGCTGCGCGGGTGCCACTCTCTGTGCTTGTTGCGGCGGGCGCCGTGCACCACCACTTGGTGCGCCAGAAGCAGCGGTCGAAGGTGGCAATCATCGTGGAGACGGCGGAGGCGCGCGAGGTGCACCACTTCTGCTGCCTCATCGGATACGGCGTGGACGCAGTGAACCCGTACTTGGCAATGGAGGCGCTGTGCGCGCTGAATGCGCAGGGGTTGTTGCGCAACGGCGCAGGGGGTGCAACACCCAGCGCCCCGCCTGATGCGCTCCAGCGCCTCTCCTCGCAGCAGGTCCTCGACAACTACAAGGCGGCCATCGACGACGGCATTCTCAAGGTGATGTCCAAGATGGGCATCTCGACGTTGGCCAGCTACAAAGGCGCGCAGATCTTCGAGGCGCTCGGCGTGGACAACAGCGTCGTGGACCGGTGCTTCACGGGGACGGCGTCGCGCATCAAGGGTGTGACTTTCGAGTACATTGCGCAGGACGCGTTCACGATGCACGAGCGCGGGTACCCGCGGCGGTACACGGTGAAGCGCGCTGGATTGCCGGAATCTGGGGAGTACCACTGGCGTGACGGCGGGGAGGCGCACGTGAACGTGCCCGGCGCAATTGCGAACTTGCAGGACGCGGTGCGCAACAAGAACCGGCACGCGTACGAGGTGTATGCGCAGAAGGAGCAGGCGGCGGTGCGCGACTGCACGTTGCGCGGGCTGTTGGACTTCGACTATGCGCACTCGCAGCCGGTGCCGCTAGACCAGGTGGAGCCGTGGACGGAGATCGTGCGGCGGTTTGTGACGGGCGCAATGTCGTACGGGTCGATATCGATGGAGGCGCACTCGACTTTGGCGGTTGCGATGAACCGGTTGGGCGGGAAATCGAACACAGGTGAGGGCGGCGAGGACGTTGCGCGGTCGCGGCGCAGCGCTGCGGGCGACTCGATGCGCTCCGCAATCAAGCAGGTGGCGTCGGGCCGGTTCGGCGTGACATCGTACTATTTGAGCGATGCGGACGAGATTCAGATCAAGATGGCGCAGGGCGCGAAGCCCGGGGAAGGCGGGGAGTTGCCCGGATACAAGGTGAGCGCCTCGATTGCGCGCACGCGCCACTCGACGCCCGGCGTCGGGCTCATCTCGCCGCCGCCGCACCACGACATCTACTCGATCGAGGACTTGAAGCAGTTGATCTACGACCTAAAGTGCGCGAACCCGCGCGCGCGCGTGTCGGTGAAACTCGTGTCCGAGGTCGGAGTTGGTATTGTCGCGTCAGGCGTGGCAAAAGCAAAGGCGGACCACATTCTCATCTCGGGCCACGACGGCGGCACAGGCGCTGCGCGCCTCACGGGCATCAAGCATGCGGGGCTCCCCTGGGAGTTGGGCCTTGCGGAAACGCACCAGACGCTAGTTTTGAACGATCTCCGCGGGCGCGTGGCTGTGCAGGTGGACGGGCAGTTGAAAACTGGGCGCGATGTGGCGATTGCGTGCCTTCTTGGCGCCGAGGAGTGGGGGTTCGCGACGCTGCCGCTCGTTGCGCTGGGGTGCGTGTACAACCGCAAGTGCCACACGAACACGTGCCCGGTGGGGATTGCGACGCAGGACCCTGCGCTCCGCGCGCAGTTCAAGGGCACGCCGGAGCACGTGATCAACCTGTTCTACTACATTGCGAACGAGATGCGCGGGATCATGGCGCGGCTCGGGTTCCGCACGGTGGACGAGATGGTGGGGCGCGCGGACAAGTTGGCGGTGCGCGAGGACCGGCGCACGACGAAGAGCGCGAACATCGACTTGGCGCCGATCCTGACGCCTGCGCACCAGATCCGCCCGGGCGTCGCCACGCGCTGCGTCAAGCGCCAGGACCACCGCCTCCACGTGCGCTTGGACAACAAGCTGATCGACGAGGCAGAGATCACCCTCGACAAGGGGCTGCCCGTGACCATCGATGCGCACGCCATGAACACGGACCGCGCCATCGGCACGACGCTCTCGTACCGCTGTTCGAAGCGCTTCGGCCCGCGCTCCTTGCCGCATGACACCGTGCACGTGAATCTCACGGGGTCCGCAGGGCAGTCGTTCGGCGCATTCTTGGCCGCGGGCATCACCTTGGAGTTGCAGGGCGACTGCAACGATTACGTGGGCAAGGGGCTTTCGGGCGGGCGGCTAATCATCTACCCGCCGAAGGATTCGCCCTTCAAAGCGGAGGAAAACATCATTGTGGGCAATACTTGCCTCTACGGGGCCACTGCGGGCACGGCGTTCATCCGCGGGATTGCGGCGGAGCGGTTCGCGGTGCGCAACTCGGGCGCCACGGCGGTCGTGGAGGGCACAGGCGACCACGGGTGCGAGTACATGACCGGGGGGCGCGTGGTCGTGTTGGGCGCAGTGGGGCGCAACTTCGCGGCGGGCATGTCGGGCGGCATAGCCTACGTGTTGGACATGGCGCAGGACTTCGACGATAAAGTGAACGGCGAATTGGTGGCGCTGGAGCGGCTGTCGGACCCCGAGGAAATCGCGTTTCTCCGGGGGTTGCTCGAGGACCACCGGCACTATACCGGGTCCGAGATCGCAGATCGCATCCTACACGACTTCAACCGGTTCCTCCGCAAGTTCGTCAAGGTCATCCCCCACGAGTACAAGGCTGTGCTCGATGCCCGAGCACGGCGCCGGGCAGCCCGGCGACGCCGGCTGGCCTCGAGTCTGTTCCGCACCGTTCGGGACGATCCGTCTGCGGACATAACCGGGGGAGAGTTTAGTGGGGGAAGGAATGTTGGAAAGGAGAGGGAAGGGGATGAGAAGGAAGacgaaaatggaaatgaagCTTTTGAGGATGGAGAtggagatgatgatgaagatggagatgaagatgaagataaaaacgaagatgaagatgagaatgaaaataaaaatgaaaataaaattgaaaatgataatgCTGGCAATGGTAATGTTACAGACATCGAAGATTCTATTTCCTCCATCTCACCCTCCACCTCCTCTATTTCCTCTCCCTCCACCCCCCTCATCAAACTTGGAGGCTTCATGAGATACTCCCGCAGACACGAAAAATACCGCCCGGCCAAATCCAGAATCCACGACTGGAAAGAACTCACCACCCGCCTCTCGCCCCGCGAGCTCCAGGTCCAGACCGCCCGCTGCATCGACTGCGGCATCCCCTTCTGCCAGGCCGACACCGGCTGCCCCGTGTCCAACGTCATCCCCAAATTCAACGAGATGGTCTACCGCGGCCTGTGGAAGGACGCCTTGGACCGCTTGCTCATGACCAACAATTTCCCCGAGTTTACCGGCCGCGTGTGCCCTGCGCCATGTGAAAAAGCTTGCGTTGTCAATGTCAGCGGAAACGAGCCCGTCGGCATAAAATCCATCGAGGCGGGCATAATCGACCGCGCCTTCCGCGAGGGCTGGATTCGCGCACAGCCGCCCGCCCTGCGCACGGGCAAGACCATTGCCGTGGTCGGCTCCGGACCTGCGGGTCTCGCCGCCGCCGACCAGCTCAACAAGGCCGGACACCGCGTCACTGTCTACGAGCGCGCCGACCGCCCGGGCGGCCTTCTCATGTACGGCATCCCCAACATGAAGCTCGATAAAGCCATCGTTGCGCGCCGCACGGACCTCATGCGCGCCGAGGGCGTCGAGTTCGTCTGTGGCTGCACAGTCGGCACCGACGTCAGCGCCGAGGACCTTGCGCATGATTTTGATGCCGTCATCTACGCTGTCGGCTCCACCGTGCCGCGCGACTTGCGCATCCCCGGCCGCGACTTGGCGCACATCGAGTACGCCATGGATCTCTTGAAGCCGAACACGCAGGCGGTGCTGGCGAGCGCAGCGGCAAAAGGCGGTGCTGGCGCATCCAGCGCATCCAGCGCATCCAGCGCATCCAGCGCATCCAGCGCATCCAGCGCATCCAGCGCATCCAGCGCATCCAGCGCATCCAGCGCAGACCCGCTTGCGAAGATCGCCGCGCAGATCGCCGGCAAAGACGTCATCGTCATCGGCGGCGGCGACACCGGTAACGACTGCATGGGAACCGCAGTGCGCCACGGCGCGCGCAGCGTCACTAACTTCGAGCTCTTGCCGCAGCCGCCCCGCACCCGCGCCCGCGACAACCCTTGGCCGCAGTGGCCCCGCGTGTTCCGCGTCGACTACGGCCATACGGAGGTCATCGATCACTACGGACACGACCCGCGCCAGTACTGCGTCCTCTCGAAGGAATTCGTCGGAGATGAAAACGGAAACGTCAAGGGCATCAAGACGGTGCGCGTCGAGTGGAAACGGTCGGACTCCGGTGCCTGGCAGATGGCAGAGATCCCGGGCTCCGACCACTTCTTCCCCGCCCAGCTCGTGCTCCTCTCGATG
- a CDS encoding uncharacterized protein (BUSCO:EOG09261SS1), translating to MDVQVKAHLFNRAQPKRGPIAMANNKATKNSKKEEEKLPKKSIADLLKQLALATSASSEDDTEEQKPKPMSEYKFWKTQPVTKFNEAVSEEGPIDRREDVSKVPKESYAILDLFEWSDLDIEDDSEMSELYELLYEHYVEDHDSTFRFAYGKAFFNWALKTPGWKKQWHLGVRVKKTKKLVAFISAVPATLRVRGNTFKAVEINFLCVHKQLRNKRLAPLLIKEITRRVHLENVWQALYTSGTLLPSPISTCRYTHRPLNWEKLCDVGFSALPLGKTRAQMVAKYALPSITKCTGLRRMEVRDVDAVHSLFTQFQKRYQLTQLFTKEELTHLLLGDDEEQKKPDGEKVIVTYVVENTEKKITDFFSFYVLPFTVLNNSVYKSLGVAYLYYYATETGLDKPRYDAQATNELKKRLENLISDALVLAKGIGMDVFNAMTSQDNVLFLEDLKFGPGDGFLNYYLFNYKAFPVGGGFDSQTREYELEKRSDVGVVML from the coding sequence ATGGATGTCCAGGTTAAAGCTCATCTTTTCAACAGAGCACAACCAAAGCGTGGCCCGATAGCAATGGCAAACAACAAAGCAACGAAGAACagcaagaaagaggaagagaaattgCCGAAAAAGTCGATTGCAGACCTTCTCAAGCAGCTAGCTCTAGCAACATCTGCAAGCAGCGAAGATGACACAGAGGAGCAAAAACCAAAGCCAATGAGCGAGTACAAGTTCTGGAAAACACAGCCGGTGACGAAATTCAACGAGGCTGTGTCCGAGGAGGGCCCGATCGACCGCCGAGAGGACGTTTCTAAGGTCCCCAAGGAGTCTTATGCGATTCTTGATCTGTTCGAGTGGTCAGACCTGGATATAGAGGACGATAGTGAGATGAGCGAGCTGTACGAGCTCCTATACGAGCACTATGTGGAGGACCACGACTCGACGTTTCGGTTTGCATATGGGAAGGCGTTTTTCAACTGGGCGTTGAAGACTCCAGGCTGGAAAAAGCAGTGGCATCTTGGAGTTCGTGTCAAGAAGACTAAAAAGCTCGTTGCCTTCATCAGTGCGGTGCCAGCAACGCTCAGAGTGCGTGGCAACACGTTCAAGGCGGTGGAGATCAACTTCCTCTGCGTGCACAAGCAGTTGCGGAACAAACGGCTCGCCCCGTTGCTGATTAAAGAGATTACACGAAGAGTGCACTTGGAAAACGTCTGGCAGGCACTTTACACGTCGGGAACACTGCTCCCATCTCCGATATCGACGTGCCGGTACACCCATCGGCCGCTCAACTGGGAGAAGTTGTGCGATGTTGGGTTTTCTGCACTTCCCCTTGGCAAAACACGGGCCCAAATGGTGGCAAAGTACGCACTTCCGTCGATTACAAAGTGTACTGGCTTGAGAAGGATGGAAGTCCGCGACGTGGATGCTGTGCACAGTCTTTTCACTCAATTCCAAAAGCGGTACCAGCTGACACAGCTATTCACCAAGGAGGAGCTTAcacatcttcttttgggAGATGACGaggagcagaagaagcCGGATGGTGAAAAAGTCATCGTCACGTACGTTGTGGAGAAcacagagaagaagatcacCGACTTCTTTTCGTTCTATGTTCTTCCGTTCACCGTTTTGAACAACAGTGTGTACAAGAGCTTGGGTGTGGCGTATCTATACTACTATGCGACAGAAACAGGACTAGACAAGCCTAGATATGACGCTCAGGCAACGAAcgagttgaagaagaggcTTGAGAACCTTATTTCGGATGCTTTGGTGCTTGCCAAGGGAATTGGAATGGATGTTTTCAATGCCATGACATCTCAGGACAATGTTCTTTTCCTTGAAGACTTGAAGTTTGGTCCTGGAGACGGATTCTTGAACTACTATCTATTCAACTACAAGGCATTTCCTGTGGGTGGTGGTTTTGATTCCCAGACTAGGGAGTACGAACTGGAGAAGAGGAGTGATGTTGGGGTTGTTATGTTGTAG